Proteins found in one Saccharopolyspora phatthalungensis genomic segment:
- a CDS encoding ABC transporter ATP-binding protein, protein MSDDSGLRPVKNLVALSPGVRARLGRGLALGALGGIASVAGYVCVAMTVGELFSGTRSTTALAWWAGSALGCLIVSFGARWLAEQVAHHASFDLEVVLRRRLADALARMPLGHVQRTGSGRIKKIVQDDVAALHNVVADAVPFFGAVTAQPIAALVALGIVQWKLLLVALLVLPIAMVSFSLMARDHTTQRARYNQAGEDVNAAVVEFVQGMPVVRTFDDGRTSFQRFGDAVAAFTDAVGAWTEATRRASGFTNLVIVPLPTLLVIAAGGVPMLAAGWITPGDLVLGLLVGAMPVESIAPLMHLTNYVNDAKAGAVRIGELLGVPPLPEPENPEPPTDSSVSLTGVTFRYTEKGAPVLDDVTLTVPEGTVCALVGPSGSGKSTVARLIPRFYDVDAGSVRVGGVDVRDIASDVLLRHVALVFQDPFLVSGTVAENIRLAKPDATDEEVVAAAKAAAAHEFITEELPDGYDSQVGERGGRLSGGQRQRITIARAMLSGAPVVVLDEATAFADPESEAAIQEALARLTAGRTVLVIAHRLTTITGADQIVVLDGGRVVERGTHPELIAAGGRYSALWARHEQAAGWGLSADAGKDVIA, encoded by the coding sequence ATGAGCGACGACTCCGGTCTGCGGCCGGTCAAGAACCTGGTCGCGCTCTCCCCGGGGGTACGAGCAAGGCTCGGCCGGGGACTCGCGCTCGGCGCCCTCGGCGGCATCGCATCGGTCGCCGGTTACGTATGCGTGGCGATGACGGTCGGTGAGCTCTTCTCCGGCACACGGTCGACCACGGCGCTCGCTTGGTGGGCCGGGTCGGCGCTCGGTTGCCTCATCGTGTCCTTTGGCGCGCGCTGGCTGGCCGAGCAAGTCGCCCACCACGCGAGCTTCGACCTGGAAGTGGTGCTGCGACGCCGGCTTGCCGACGCGCTGGCGCGGATGCCGCTCGGCCATGTGCAGCGCACGGGGTCCGGCCGGATCAAGAAGATCGTCCAGGACGATGTCGCCGCGCTGCACAACGTCGTGGCCGACGCCGTGCCGTTCTTCGGTGCGGTGACCGCACAGCCGATCGCGGCACTCGTCGCGCTCGGCATCGTGCAGTGGAAGCTGCTGCTGGTCGCCCTGCTGGTCCTGCCCATCGCGATGGTGTCGTTCTCGTTGATGGCCCGAGACCACACGACGCAGCGCGCGCGCTACAACCAAGCCGGCGAGGACGTCAACGCGGCGGTGGTCGAGTTCGTGCAAGGCATGCCGGTCGTGCGGACCTTCGACGACGGCCGCACCTCGTTCCAGCGATTCGGCGATGCCGTTGCCGCGTTCACCGATGCGGTCGGGGCCTGGACCGAGGCCACGCGCCGCGCCTCGGGGTTCACCAACCTGGTGATCGTGCCGTTGCCGACGCTGCTGGTGATCGCGGCGGGCGGCGTGCCGATGCTGGCCGCGGGCTGGATCACGCCCGGTGACCTGGTGCTGGGCCTGCTGGTCGGCGCCATGCCGGTCGAGTCGATCGCGCCGCTGATGCACCTGACCAACTACGTCAACGACGCCAAGGCCGGCGCCGTGCGGATTGGCGAACTGCTCGGCGTGCCACCCCTACCCGAGCCGGAAAATCCCGAGCCGCCAACGGATTCCTCGGTATCGCTGACCGGCGTGACCTTCCGTTACACGGAAAAGGGCGCACCGGTCCTCGACGACGTGACCCTCACGGTGCCCGAGGGCACGGTGTGCGCGCTGGTCGGCCCGTCCGGATCGGGTAAGTCCACGGTGGCGCGGCTGATCCCCCGGTTCTACGACGTCGACGCGGGCTCGGTGCGGGTCGGCGGCGTTGACGTGCGGGACATCGCCAGTGACGTCCTGCTCCGCCACGTCGCGCTGGTGTTCCAGGATCCGTTCCTGGTGTCGGGCACGGTCGCGGAGAACATCCGGCTGGCCAAGCCCGACGCGACCGACGAAGAAGTCGTCGCCGCGGCGAAGGCGGCTGCCGCGCACGAGTTCATCACGGAAGAACTGCCGGACGGCTACGACAGCCAGGTCGGTGAACGCGGCGGCCGGCTCTCCGGCGGGCAGCGCCAGCGGATCACCATCGCCCGCGCGATGCTGTCCGGCGCACCCGTGGTGGTGCTCGACGAGGCGACGGCGTTCGCCGACCCGGAGAGCGAGGCCGCGATCCAGGAGGCCCTCGCCCGGCTGACGGCGGGTCGCACCGTGCTCGTCATCGCCCATCGCCTGACGACGATCACCGGCGCGGACCAGATCGTGGTCCTCGACGGCGGTCGCGTCGTCGAGCGCGGCACGCACCCCGAACTGATCGCCGCGGGCGGCCGCTACTCGGCCCTGTGGGCCCGCCATGAGCAGGCCGCGGGCTGGGGACTATCGGCAGACGCCGGGAAGGACGTGATCGCATGA